Part of the Xanthomonas sp. SI genome is shown below.
CGAGCCGCTGCACCCGCAGTTCGTGACCCGGATGATCGATGCGCTGGCCGACGAGGATGCGATCTTCAGCTGCGATGTCGGCACGCCTACGGTGTGGGCGGCGCGCTACCTCACCATGAACGGCAAGCGCCGCTTGCTCGGCTCGTTCAACCACGGCTCGATGGCCAACGCGATGCCGCAAGCGCTGGGTGCGCAGGCGCAGTTCCCGCGGCGGCAGGTGATCTCGCTGTCCGGCGACGGCGGCTTCACCATGCTGATGGGCGACTTCATTTCCCTGGCGCAGTTGGGCCTGCCGGTGAAGGTGGTGGTCTACAACAACGCCTCGCTGGGCTTCGTGGCGATGGAAATGAAGTCGGCCGGCTATCTGGACACCGGCACCGACCTGAGCAACCCGGACTTCGCGGCGATGAGCAATGCGATGGGCATCCTCGGCCTGCGCGTGGACGAATCGGAGCAACTGGAGCCGGCGTTGCGCCAGGCCTTCGCGCATCCGGGGCCGGTGCTGGTCGATGTGCGCGTGGCCACCCAGGAACTGGTGATTCCGCCGGCGATCAAGCTGGAGCAGGCCAAGGGCATGGGCCTGTACCTGCTGCGCGCGGTGATGAGCGGGCGCGGCGACGAGGTGATCGAACTGGTCAAGACCAACCTGCGCTGAGCGATGAACGGCAACAGCGCGCATCGCCGTTGCGGCGCGGCGCGCTGCTACATTTTCATCTTTCGCGTCTCCGGTGGACCATGCCCCGTTCGCTGTTGCGGCAACTGCTGCTGATCTGGATCGTCATCCTCGCCGCGTGCGTGGGCATGGCGGTGGTGCTGTTCGGCCTGTACCGGCATAGCGAGGGCGTGCGCGTCGGCGAGGCGCAGGCGCGGCTGCAGGGCGAATGCACGCGCATCGTGCAGCGCTACAACGGCGCCAGCGCCGCCGCGCGCGGCAGCGACGGCGCCGGCCTGGCCGCGGTGGTGCTGCAACTGGTGCTGGCCGACGCCGCGGGCGTGGAGGGCGGGGTGTGGGAGCGGCAGCGCGGCTTCGTCGCCTATGCCTATCCCACCTACGACGGCAGCGACCACAAGACCGATGTGCCGACCGCCGAACGCAGTGCCATCGTCGCCACTGCGCAACGCGGCGTCGCCAACCAGCAGGCGGTGCATTACCGCCGCGATGGTCAGCGCGAGACGCTGTTGATCGCGGCCTGCCCGCTGGATCGCAGCACCGCGGCGTGGACGATGGCCCGGGTCGCCGCCACCGGCGAGGCCTCGGCCAGTCGCCCGCTGGCGGTGGGCGTGGCGCTGATCCTGGCGCTGGTGGTAGTGTCGGCGGTGGCGCTGGGCTGGGTGGTGCGGCGCTGGAGCCAGCGCTTGCACGGCATCCAGCAGGCCTTGGCGACGCCGGCGGAGGTGCCGACGATCCCGACGACCGGCGCGCCGGAACTGGACCGCCTCGGCGCGGCGGTCACCGACTATGCGCAACGCAGCGTGCACGCCCTGGCCGAGGCGCGCCGGCTCGGCGAGGAACTGTCGCGGCACGAGCGTTTGGCCGCGCTCGGGCGCATGACCGCGACCGTGGCCCACGAGATCCGCAACCCGATCGCGACCTTGCGCCTGGCCCTGGAAAACCAGATCGCCGCCGGCGAAGGCGGCTTCGACGAGGCGCAGGCGCAGCTGATGCTGGCACAGATCCAGCGCCTGGATGGCGTGGTCGAAAGCCTGCTGGGCATGGTCCAGCCGATCCGCCTGCAGCGCGACACGGTGGCGTTGCAGCCGTGGCTGCAGGCGCTGCTCGATCCGGCCGACTGGAATCCGTTGGCGCCGCCGATCGCACTGCAACTGATGGAGGCGCCGAGCGCGTGGATGCTGGATTCGCAGCAGGCGGCGCGGGCCTTGCACAACCTGCTGCGCAACGCGCTGCAGCACGCCACGCCCGGCACCGCGGTGACGCTGACGGTCGCAGCCGACGCCGACCTGCTGCGGCTGACCGTGGCCAATCAAGGCCCTCCGGTGCCCGCGCCGGTGGCCGCGCACCTGTTCGAGCCCTTTGCCAGCGGCCGCAGCGACGGCAACGGCCTGGGTCTGGCTCTGGTGCGCGAGATCGCGCGCGCGCACGGCGGCGAGGTGCGCTACGTCCACCACGACGGCCTCACCTCCTTCATTCTGGAATTGCCATGGCGCGCATCCTGATCGTCGACGACGACACCGCCTTCCTGAGCACGCTGCAGGCCACGCTGCGCTCGTTCGGCCACGAGGTGATCGCCGCCGCCGATGGGCAGGCGGGACTGGCACGGTTGCGCGCAGGCGGCATCGACCTGGCCTTCGTCGATTTCCGCATGCCCGGCATGGACGGCATCGCGCTGATGCGCGCGCGCCAGGACGATGCGCAGGCCGCCGCGGTGCCGCTGGTGATGCTCACCGCCTACGCGTCCAGCAGCAACACCATCGAGGCGATGAAGCTCGGTGCGTTCGATCACCTGGTCAAGCCGGTCGGCCGCGCCGACATCGTCGCGGTGGTGGAGCGTGCGCTGCAGGCGCATGCCGGCGACGACAGCGTGGCGCCGCCACCGGCGCCGGCCGAGGAAGCCGGCGCGCTGCTCGGCCACAGCGCGGCGATGCGCACCGTGCACAAGCGCATCGGCCTGGCCGCGGCCTCTGACCTGCCGGTGCTGGTCAGCGGCGAAACCGGCACCGGCAAGGAACTGGTGGCGCGCGCGCTGCATCGCGCCAGCGCCCGCGCGGACGCGGCGTTCGTGGCGGTCAACTGCGCGGCGATCCCGGCCGAGCTGATCGAAAGCGAATTGTTCGGCTACCGCAAGGGCGCCTTCTCCGGCGCCACTGCCGATCGTCCCGGGCTGATCCGCGAAGCCGACGGTGGCACCCTGTTCCTGGACGAGATCGGCGACATGCCGCTGCCGATGCAGGCCAAGCTGCTGCGCTTCCTGCAGGAAGGCGAGGTCTCGCCGCTGGGCGGGCGCGGCGCGCAGAAGGTGGACGTGCGCGTGGTCGCCGCCACCCATCGCGAACTGGCGCAACTGGTCGCCGACGGCCGTTTCCGCAGCGACCTGCGCTATCGGCTCAACGTGGTGCCGATCGAATTGCCGCCGCTGCGCGAGCGCGGCGACGACATCGTGCTGCTGGCCCAGCATTTCCTCGAGGATGGCGCCAATGCGGCACGCACGCTGTCGGCGGCGGCGCAGGCGCGGCTGCGCGCCTATCCGTGGCCGGGCAACGTGCGCGAGCTGCGCAATGCGATGCAGCGCTGCCAGGTGCTGGTGCGCACGCCGACGATCGAGGCGCACGACCTGGACGAGGTGTTGGCCGGCGATGCCGCGGCGACGTCCGCCGATACGCCGGCGCTGACCCTGCCCGACGCGATCGCGCAACTGGAGAAACAGATGATCCAGGCGGCACTGACGCAAGCGCAGGGCAATCGCGCAGAGGCCGCGCGCCGGCTCGGTATCCACCGCCAGCTGCTGTATCGCAAGCTCGACGATTACGGGCTGGGCTAGGGCGTGCCGCCACCGGCCAGATTGCGCCGCGCTGGTGCAAGCGCTGAGCTACCAATCGCAGCGAAGACGCGCCTGCGCACCCGCGCGCCGCCAGGCACAGCGCGGCCCGCCCACACGAACGACTCGCCCCCAGCAGCGCTTTTTGTAGGAGCGGCTTCAGCCGCGACGAGCGAAGCGGCGTGCTTTCTGGTGGCGCAACGCGTCGGGACTGAAGTCCCTCCCACAGTGCACCCGGTTGCCTCGCCACACCTCCCTGTAGGAGCGGCTTCAGCCGCGACAGGCACTACCCGTACGCCTACCAAGCCAAACGGCCGAGCACACAAGCGCGTCTCCACCGAATCCGCGACCAGCAAGCGAACGAAACAGCAAACGCCAGGTGTCTCATTTCAGACACCGCAGCTGTCCGCAAAGCGGACGACAGTGGATGAAGCGCAGACACCCACCATGGCCACTCACAAGTGCCGTTCCTTTCAAAATCAACGATTTGGAACCTGGCACGGATACTGCGATGACATTCCTACAGGCGGCTCCCTCGCTGCCCTGGAGAACTTCCGATGATCCGTCGTAGCGCACTCGCTTTTTCGCTGGCCATCGCCACCGCCACTGCCGTCGCGCAGGTGCCGGCTCCCCCCGCACCGCCTGCCGCCGCCGCGGCCGGCATCGCGCCGCCGCCCGCGCCGCCGGCACCTCCTGTACCTCCCGCGCCGATCGCCGCCGCGCCGGTCAGCGTCGAAGGCACGGTCGACCGCTTCATGCTCAATCCCAACGGCGACGTCGATGGGCTGTGGCTGCGCGACGGCACCCAGGTGGGTTTCCCGCCGCACCTGTCGGCCGAACTGCAGGCCGCGGTGCGCCGCGGCGATGCGGTGACCGTGCAGGGCTATCGCCTGGGCACGCTGCCGCTGCTGCAGGCCAGCGCGATCAGCGCGCGCCGCAGCGGCAAGCAGGTGGTGGACCGCCCGCCGAACCCGCTGGCCGGTCTGCCCGTGCCGCCGACCCCGCCGGCGTTGAATCCGATGCAGGCCGAAGGCCGCATCGAACGCCTGGTCTACGGCCCGGGTGGCGACACCGCCGGCGTGCTGCTCAGCGACGGCACCGTGGTGCGGATGCCGCCGCACGTGGCCGTGCAGTACGGCACGCTGTTGCGCGTCGGCGCGCCGCTGAGCGTCAGCGGGTTCGGCGTGGCCACCGCGGCCGGCCGCTCGCTGGAGGCGACCCAGCTCGGCCGCGACCGCGCCTCGCAGCGCACCCTGTTCGCGCCGCCCGCACCGCCGGTCCCGCGGGCTGCACCGCCGCCGCCGGGCGGTCCCGCTGCGCCGGCTGCACCGCCGGTGCCGCCGCCCGCGCCGCGCTGATCCGCCTGCCCGTGTGACCCGGCGCCCGCCGCTTGCCGCGGCGGGCGCCGCTACCGGCGCGACGCCGGCTCCCCACTTTCATTGGAGTAACGCTATGCATTGGGTCGATCCCGATTACCTGCCGGAAACCCGCGGCACGCTCGCCCGCTTCCTGCTCAATCCCAAGGCCGAGGTCGATGGCCTGCTGCTCGACGACGGCACCGAGGTGCATACCGCGCCACACCTGTCGGCGCAGTTGCTGAAAACGCTCAAGCCGGGCATCGCGCTCGGCGTGCGCGGGCTCAAGCCCTACGGTGTGGACATGCTGGTGGCGCTGGCGATCGATCCCGACGGTGGCAAGCGCATCGCCGATCGCGGGCCACATGGGCCGCACGCCGAGCACAAGCCGGGCAAGAAGCCGGAGAAAGCCGCAAAACCCGAGAAGCACGAAAAGCCCGCCAAGACCCAGCACAGCGGTGTGGTCGCGCGACTGTTGCACGGCCCGCACGGGCAGGTGCACGGCGCGCTGCTCGAAGACGACAGCACCGTGCGCTTCCCGCCGCACGCTGCCGCGCCCATGGCCAAGTGGTTGGCGGTGGGCAAGCCGCTGGCGGTGGAAGGCCACGCGCTGGCCTCGCCGCACGGCACGGTGATCCACGCGCAGGCCTTGGGCGCGAAAGCGTCGGCGTTGCAGCCGATCGCGCCCAAGCCGCATCCGCCCAAACCGCACGACGCCGACAAGCCCAAGCCCAAGCACTGAACCGGGTAGGGCGGGGCGGTCGCGGTGACGCGGCGGCCCCTGCGTTGCGTATCGTTTCGCGTCTGTCGCGGTGTCCGCGGCGGCGCTTTCAGGATTTCGCCATGTCGCTTATTCGCTGTGCGCCTCGCTACGGCTTCCCGCTTGCTTCCACCCGCATGGCGGTGCGGCGATGAGCGCGCGGCCGGCCGCCGCGTCTGGCGCCCGCCCGCGCGGCACGCGCGCGCTGGAAGCGCTGAACTTCACCCTGGCCGACGTGCAGGACGGGCTCGGTCCGTTCCTGAGTGTATTCCTGCAATCCAAGGGCTGGTCGCTGGCGGCGATCGGCTCGGTGATGAGCATCGGCGGCATCGCCGGCATGCTCGCGACCACGCCGGGCGGCGCGCTGGTCGATGCGACCCGGCGCAAGCGCAGCATCGTGGTGGTCGGCTGCACGTTGATCCTGCTGGCGTCGGCGCTGCTGTGGTGGTCGCCGAGCTTCGCCGGCGTGGTGACCGCGCAGGTGATGACCGCGCTCGCTGCCGCGGCGCTGGGTCCGGCGCTGTCAGGCATCACCCTGGGGCTGGTGCGGCAGGCCGGTTTCGATCACCAGATCGCGCGCAACCAGGTCGGCAGCCATGCCGGCAACGTGGTCGCGGCGGCGCTGGCCGGCCTGCTCGGCTGGAAGTTCGGCTTTGGCGCGGTGTTCGCGCTGACCGGCTGCTTCGGCGTGCTGGCGATCGCCTCGGTGCTGCTGATCCCGCGCGATGCGATCGACCATCGCGCCGCGCGCGGCCTGGCCGACGCCGACGCGCAGGGTGCCGCGCATGCCAGCGGCTGGTTGGTGTTGCTGACCTGCAAGCCGCTGCTGGTCTTGGCGTTGGCGCTCGCGCTGTTCCACCTGGGCAATGCGGCGATGCTGCCGCTGTACGGCATGGCCGTGGTCGCCGCGCACCAGGGCGATCCCAGTGCGCTGACCGCGACCACGATCATCGTCGCGCAGGCGACGATGGTGGTGGCCTCGCTGCTGGCGATGCGCCTGATCCGCGTGCGCGGGCATTGGTGGGTGATGCTGCTGACCTTCCTGGCGCTGCCGTTGCGCGGCCTGATCGCGGCCAGCCTGATCCATGCCTGGGGCGTGTTCCCGGTGCAGATTCTCGACGGCGTCGGCGCCGGCCTGCAGAGCGTGGTGGTGCCGGCGCTGGTGGCGCGGCTGCTGCAGGGCACCGGCCGGGTCAACGTCGGCCAGGGCGCGGTGATGACGGTGCAGGGCATCGGTGCGGCGCTGAGCCCCGCGCTGGGCGGCTGGATCGCGCAGGACTTCGGCTACCGCACCGCGTTCCTGCTGCTCGGCGGCATTTCGCTGCTGTCGCTGGCGCTGTGGGTGGGTTTTCGCAAGCAGTTGCTGCAGGTGGCCGGGGTGCCGACGGCGGAAGTCGCGGTGGCGCCAGCGCCGGCTTGATTCGCTGTCGCGACCGCGCTGCGCTGATCAGTCCAATGCCACGCCCGCGACCACATCGCAGGCGATGCCGGCAGCGGCCAGTTGCGCGGCCAGCTGCGCATGGGGCGGCTGCCGGAATGCGTCGCCGGGTTTCAGGCTGACCACGCGCTGCCCGGCCTGCACCTGCTCGATCAGCAGCGCCAGATGCGCGTCGGGATCGGACGGCAGTGGCTGCCGCGTCGCGTCGCGGCGCGCCAGGCCCAGCACCGCTGCGTCCACTGCCGGATCGCACAGCAACAGATCGGCCTGGTTCAACGCGCGCAGCGCCTTGAGCGTCAGCGCGCCGGGATCGCCGTTGCCGGTGCCGACCAGCCACACGCTGCCGCGGCGCGGCACGTCCTGCTCGCTGCGCTGCAGGGCGTCATGGAACGCCTGCTCGGCGGCCTGTGTCTGCCCGCTCTGCAGCAGCACCTGCACCGGGCCTTCCAGCACCTGCTCGAACCAGCGCCGGCGCTGCGCCAGCTGCGGCAGGCGCGCGCGGATCGCCTCGCGGTGGCGCGCGAACAACTGCGCCAGCTGCGCGTAGGAATGGTCCAGTTCGGTTTCCCAGCGCTCGCGCAGGCGCCGCGCCAGCATCGGCGCCGCGCCGCTGGAGGAGATCGCAACCAGCAATGGATCGCGGTCGATGATCGCCGGCACCTGGAACGTGGACAGCTCGGCGTCGTCGACCACGTTGACCAGCTTGCGGCGCTGCCCGGCCTGCGCCGCGAGTTCGCGATTGAAGGCGTTGTCGTCGGTGGCCGCGACCACCAGCCAGGCGTCGTCCAGCCATTGCGCATCGAACTGACCATCGACCCGCTGCAGCCGGCCCTGCGCCAGCCACTGCGCCACCGTGGCGTTGAGCGCGTGCGCGTACACCAGCACCTGCGCGCCGGCGTGCAGCAGCGCCTCGATCTTGCGCATCGCCACCTCGCCGCCGCCCACCACCAGCACGCGGCGCCCGCCCAGATCGGCGAACAAGGGATACAACGGCATGCGGACTCCTGCGGGGTGGGGACGGCTCGCGGCGGACGCGTGTTGCATGGCACCATGCGGCTCAGCCAACTTCCGTTAGCCAGGCCCGAATGCTGCGCGTCCTGCTGGTCAACGATACCGAAAAGCCGATCGGGCAGCTGCGCCAGGCGCTGCTCGACGCCGGCTACGAGGTGTTGGACGAAGTGGCGGCGGCGCCGGCGCTGCTCAAGGCGGTGTCCACCCAGCAGCCGGACGTGGTCATCATCGACGTCGATTCGCCCTCGCGCGATACCCTCGAGCAACTGGCGCTGATCCACCGCCAGGCGCCGCGTCCGGTGGTGATGTTCTCCGCCGACGGCGACGACCAACTGATCCGCGCCGCGGTGAGCGCCGGCGTCACCACCTACGTGGTCGACGGCCTTGCGCCGGCGCGGCTGGCGCCGATCGTGCAGGTGGCGCTGGCGCGCTTCGAGCAGGAAGCGGACATGCGCCGGCAACTGGACGAAGTGCAGGGCAAGCTGCGCGACCGCGAACAGATCGACCGCGCCAAGCGCCTGCTGATGGACAAGCGCGGCATGAGCGAGAACGAGGCCTATGCCGCGTTGCGGCAGCAGGCGATGAAGCAGGGACTGAAGCTGGCCGAGGTCGCCCAGCGCATCCTCGCGATGGCCGACTTGCTGGGATGAGGAAGCGATGAGCGCACCACTGCACCCCGAACCGCGCACCCTGCGCCTGGGCTACCTGCCGCTGATCGATTGCGCGCCGCTGGTCGCCGCGGTGCGGCTGGGCCTGGACCGCCACCACGGCCTGCGCCTGGACCTGCAGCGGCAGGCCTCGTGGGCGGCGGTGCGCGACAAGCTGCTGTCCGGCGAACTGGACGCGGCGCATGCGTTGGCCGGCCTGGTCTACGGCGTGGAATGCGGCATCGGTGGACCGCAGGCGGACATGGCGATCCTGCTCACGCTCAACCAGAACGGCCAGGCGATCACCCTGGCGCCGGCGTTGGCCGACGCGCTGACGCAAGGCACGCCGCTGCGCAGCGCACTGGCTGCGCTAGGTCGCCCGCCGGTGTTCGCGCAGACTTTCCCCACCGGCACCCACGCGATGTGGCTGTACTACTGGCTAGCGGCGCAGGGCGTGGATCCGATCGGCGACATCCAGGCGGTGACCCTGCCGCCGCCGCAGATGCCCGACGCGCTGGCGCGCGGCGAACTGGACGGCTACTGCGCCGGCGAACCGTGGGCGGCGCAGGCCGAAGCGATGGGCGTGGGCCGGCGCGCGATCCGCAGCGGCGAACTATGGCCCGGCCATCCGGAGAAAGTGCTGGCCTGCCGCCGCGCCTTCGCCGCGCTGCAGCCGGAACTGGCAACCGCGCTAACCGCCACGCTGCTCGACGCCTGCCGCTGGCTCGACGATGCCGCGCACCGCCGCGAGGCAGTAGCGTGGCTGGCCGATCCGGACGTGATCGGTTTGCCGGCCGAGCGCATCGCAGCGTGTCTGCTGCCGGGCGGCGACGCCGATGACGGTGCCGATCCGCAAGGGCTGCGCTTCCATGCGGGCGGTTTGGCGAACATGCCGTGGCTGTCGGATGGACGCTGGTTCCTGCAGCAGTTTCGGCGTTGGGGGTGGTTGCCGGCGAGCGAGGCGGGGACCGGGCAGGATGCGGCGTACGATGCGCAGATCGTGGCGCGGGTGCATCGGTTGGAGACGTATCGTGCGGCCGCTGCGCAGTTGGGGATTGAGGTGCCGGCGGGCGACGAGCGCGAGGATGGGTTGCCGGATTGGCACGATGCGCGCGCGCTTACTTAGCTATACAGCACGCTTTACCGCTGCGCGCGTTCTATCTTCAGCCGTGCCTGCGACTTGTCGTCCCCCAGCGCCGCCGCGCGTTCCAGCAGCGCCAGCGCGGTGGTGCGGTCGGCATCGCCGCCGCGTTCCAAGCGCATGAGCGCGGCGTTGTAGGCGGCAATGGCGCTGCCCTTGGCGGCCGCGTGTTCGAAGCCAGCGAGGGCCTTGTCCGGGCATAGGAACAGAACGTCCCAACCGGCCGCAGCCTGCGTCAACAGTGCCGGATCGGTGTCGGCAATATCGCCCTCCACGAACGCGGGCCAGCCGGCTACCAAGGGAACGAACAGGTCTGCGCCAGTAGGCAGGAAATACGAGCCGGCGCCTTCGCGCACGGTATAGGCCTGGTGCGTGGTGCGGCGTGAGCCGTCCTTGGAAAGCCACAGGAAACCGTCTTCGCCCACCACTGGAAAGTCATCCAATGCCTTGGATACGCGATCGGCCAGCGAAAGCACGCCCGGCCCCGGCGACACGCCGGTCCACGAGGCCAGCAGTTCGACGCGCTGCACTTTTTCGTCGCGTTGCGCACGGACGGCCGCGGCGACGTCTTCCGGGGTAAGAATGCGCCACTCTCCGTCGTACATGCGCCACGGACTGGCCTGCAGGCCAATGATGAAAACCGCAGCGCTGTCCGGCACGGCTTCCATGTAGTCGTAAAGCGCTTTCCCGGAATAGACGCAGCCGGCGGCTCCCTTGCTAGGCGAACAGGTTTTCACGCTGACCGAGCCCGAGAGCGGCAGGTGGTTGTCGCACGCCAATGCGGCGTTACTGAGCAGGCATAGGGCGAGCACGGCGCGTTTCATCTGATGGGCGAAGGGATTGCGATGGGAAGAGCCAGCGTGCGGCTTCCTGTGCGTTCCGGCAAGCGGGAGTCACCGTACGCTGCCTACTCAAACAGCGCTTGCGTCGAAGTGACGTAAGGCGTCAGTACGCGATGGTTGCCGCGACGCACAATAAAGGTGCGCCGCGCACCACTTGTGTTCGTTGAGGCTCGTAGCGGTGGCCGCACGATCAGGTGACAGGTTGCTGGAAAAATCCCCCAGCGCCTTGAATTTTATGGCAATTCTTCGGCTGCACCGACCCCCCAAACACTTGGCACACCAATTGCGATAGTCCCAGCGCGGATGCAACGGGGTGTCCGCACCAACTCGATTCGGCAGGTGGGCCAACGGCGGCCCGCCTGCCCAGACAACGGCGTCTTCCGGTGCGAACCGGACGGCGCCGTTTTCGTTTTCCCTCCCCTCGACTACCGCGCGCTGCGGGTGGTGTGCAGCGCTGCGGCCCAACGTTTCTCGGAGATGGCGCGGATGAATCGATCCTTCTGGCAAGCCGGGCATACGCCCACGTTGTTGTCGGCGTTCCTGTACTTCGACCTGAGCTTCATGGTCTGGTACCTGCTCGGTCCGCTGCAGGTGCAGATCGCCGCGGCGCTGCAACTGGATACGCAGCAGCGCGCGCTGATGGTGGCGGTGCCGATCCTGTGCGGGGCGGTGCTGCGGCTGTTCCTGGGCATGCTCGCCGATGTGATCGGCGCCAAGCGCGCGGGGATGCTGGCGCAGGTGCTGGTGATCGTGGCGCTGGCGGTGGCGTGGCAATTGGGCGTGCACAGTTTCGCGCAGGTGCTGCTGCTGGGGCTGATGC
Proteins encoded:
- a CDS encoding HAMP domain-containing sensor histidine kinase — protein: MPRSLLRQLLLIWIVILAACVGMAVVLFGLYRHSEGVRVGEAQARLQGECTRIVQRYNGASAAARGSDGAGLAAVVLQLVLADAAGVEGGVWERQRGFVAYAYPTYDGSDHKTDVPTAERSAIVATAQRGVANQQAVHYRRDGQRETLLIAACPLDRSTAAWTMARVAATGEASASRPLAVGVALILALVVVSAVALGWVVRRWSQRLHGIQQALATPAEVPTIPTTGAPELDRLGAAVTDYAQRSVHALAEARRLGEELSRHERLAALGRMTATVAHEIRNPIATLRLALENQIAAGEGGFDEAQAQLMLAQIQRLDGVVESLLGMVQPIRLQRDTVALQPWLQALLDPADWNPLAPPIALQLMEAPSAWMLDSQQAARALHNLLRNALQHATPGTAVTLTVAADADLLRLTVANQGPPVPAPVAAHLFEPFASGRSDGNGLGLALVREIARAHGGEVRYVHHDGLTSFILELPWRAS
- a CDS encoding sigma-54 dependent transcriptional regulator, which translates into the protein MARILIVDDDTAFLSTLQATLRSFGHEVIAAADGQAGLARLRAGGIDLAFVDFRMPGMDGIALMRARQDDAQAAAVPLVMLTAYASSSNTIEAMKLGAFDHLVKPVGRADIVAVVERALQAHAGDDSVAPPPAPAEEAGALLGHSAAMRTVHKRIGLAAASDLPVLVSGETGTGKELVARALHRASARADAAFVAVNCAAIPAELIESELFGYRKGAFSGATADRPGLIREADGGTLFLDEIGDMPLPMQAKLLRFLQEGEVSPLGGRGAQKVDVRVVAATHRELAQLVADGRFRSDLRYRLNVVPIELPPLRERGDDIVLLAQHFLEDGANAARTLSAAAQARLRAYPWPGNVRELRNAMQRCQVLVRTPTIEAHDLDEVLAGDAAATSADTPALTLPDAIAQLEKQMIQAALTQAQGNRAEAARRLGIHRQLLYRKLDDYGLG
- a CDS encoding MFS transporter; translation: MSARPAAASGARPRGTRALEALNFTLADVQDGLGPFLSVFLQSKGWSLAAIGSVMSIGGIAGMLATTPGGALVDATRRKRSIVVVGCTLILLASALLWWSPSFAGVVTAQVMTALAAAALGPALSGITLGLVRQAGFDHQIARNQVGSHAGNVVAAALAGLLGWKFGFGAVFALTGCFGVLAIASVLLIPRDAIDHRAARGLADADAQGAAHASGWLVLLTCKPLLVLALALALFHLGNAAMLPLYGMAVVAAHQGDPSALTATTIIVAQATMVVASLLAMRLIRVRGHWWVMLLTFLALPLRGLIAASLIHAWGVFPVQILDGVGAGLQSVVVPALVARLLQGTGRVNVGQGAVMTVQGIGAALSPALGGWIAQDFGYRTAFLLLGGISLLSLALWVGFRKQLLQVAGVPTAEVAVAPAPA
- a CDS encoding NAD(P)-dependent oxidoreductase, with the translated sequence MPLYPLFADLGGRRVLVVGGGEVAMRKIEALLHAGAQVLVYAHALNATVAQWLAQGRLQRVDGQFDAQWLDDAWLVVAATDDNAFNRELAAQAGQRRKLVNVVDDAELSTFQVPAIIDRDPLLVAISSSGAAPMLARRLRERWETELDHSYAQLAQLFARHREAIRARLPQLAQRRRWFEQVLEGPVQVLLQSGQTQAAEQAFHDALQRSEQDVPRRGSVWLVGTGNGDPGALTLKALRALNQADLLLCDPAVDAAVLGLARRDATRQPLPSDPDAHLALLIEQVQAGQRVVSLKPGDAFRQPPHAQLAAQLAAAGIACDVVAGVALD
- a CDS encoding ANTAR domain-containing protein, with protein sequence MRVLLVNDTEKPIGQLRQALLDAGYEVLDEVAAAPALLKAVSTQQPDVVIIDVDSPSRDTLEQLALIHRQAPRPVVMFSADGDDQLIRAAVSAGVTTYVVDGLAPARLAPIVQVALARFEQEADMRRQLDEVQGKLRDREQIDRAKRLLMDKRGMSENEAYAALRQQAMKQGLKLAEVAQRILAMADLLG
- a CDS encoding CmpA/NrtA family ABC transporter substrate-binding protein, with amino-acid sequence MSAPLHPEPRTLRLGYLPLIDCAPLVAAVRLGLDRHHGLRLDLQRQASWAAVRDKLLSGELDAAHALAGLVYGVECGIGGPQADMAILLTLNQNGQAITLAPALADALTQGTPLRSALAALGRPPVFAQTFPTGTHAMWLYYWLAAQGVDPIGDIQAVTLPPPQMPDALARGELDGYCAGEPWAAQAEAMGVGRRAIRSGELWPGHPEKVLACRRAFAALQPELATALTATLLDACRWLDDAAHRREAVAWLADPDVIGLPAERIAACLLPGGDADDGADPQGLRFHAGGLANMPWLSDGRWFLQQFRRWGWLPASEAGTGQDAAYDAQIVARVHRLETYRAAAAQLGIEVPAGDEREDGLPDWHDARALT